In Candidatus Binataceae bacterium, a genomic segment contains:
- a CDS encoding class I SAM-dependent methyltransferase, translating to MDSLTIRSVRDADWPALLALAEKSVAEMPSAPSQREWASNRRSFPTANGVQRQFIATADGQVVGYAGLEHRGQWMEDDYRLFVVVVPSDRDSLGIRLLALLRSELLQLQARRAWFLEYESLTQFNSWLESQGFMRVESFNLGDGTSVVRMAMDAPFEHGGTVTWPGANRDRLLGQRFSSARMVENYLFRPPYSPEVFETLLGFIKGHPRVVLDAGCGPGKITLGLIDNLERADAIDPSAEMLRLARSLPNGANAKIRWIESKLEDSKLDPPYGLIVAALSLHWMDLDQVLPKFAAALAPGAFLAVLDGDAPINAPWERDETAFYSDFLEKVDGKRPFGWKNARQQLDQPKLLHRLYKPVGVRITQPTEISQTIVEYLRCQHSRATWSEDHLGNAATADFDAGMEKLLSRYVIAGHLHYVVQTRIEWGHLSA from the coding sequence TGACAATTCGGTCGGTTCGCGACGCGGACTGGCCTGCGCTTCTGGCGCTCGCAGAAAAGTCCGTCGCCGAGATGCCGTCCGCTCCCAGCCAGCGCGAGTGGGCGTCGAATCGACGATCCTTTCCTACGGCCAACGGTGTTCAACGACAGTTCATTGCAACTGCTGACGGACAGGTCGTTGGCTACGCTGGACTGGAACATCGCGGTCAGTGGATGGAAGACGACTATCGACTCTTCGTCGTAGTGGTGCCATCGGATCGTGATTCACTCGGGATTCGACTGCTGGCCCTACTTCGTTCCGAACTGCTGCAGCTTCAGGCGCGGCGTGCGTGGTTCCTCGAGTATGAATCACTGACGCAGTTCAATTCGTGGCTCGAGTCGCAGGGCTTTATGCGAGTTGAGAGCTTCAATCTTGGCGACGGCACAAGCGTCGTCCGCATGGCGATGGACGCGCCGTTCGAGCACGGGGGTACGGTGACGTGGCCGGGCGCTAATCGCGATCGTTTACTGGGTCAGCGTTTTTCTTCAGCGCGGATGGTCGAGAACTATCTCTTTCGTCCACCTTATTCGCCCGAGGTGTTTGAAACGCTTCTGGGCTTCATCAAAGGACATCCACGGGTCGTACTCGACGCGGGGTGCGGTCCCGGAAAAATCACGCTCGGGCTGATCGACAATCTCGAACGAGCCGACGCGATCGATCCTTCGGCAGAAATGCTCCGGCTGGCGCGCAGCTTGCCCAACGGCGCCAACGCAAAGATTCGATGGATAGAATCGAAGCTGGAAGATTCGAAACTGGATCCTCCCTACGGACTGATCGTTGCCGCGCTGAGTCTGCATTGGATGGACCTCGACCAGGTTCTGCCAAAATTTGCTGCAGCACTCGCACCGGGCGCATTCCTTGCCGTGCTGGACGGCGACGCGCCGATCAACGCGCCGTGGGAACGCGACGAAACCGCCTTCTACTCGGATTTCCTGGAGAAAGTTGATGGCAAGCGCCCCTTCGGATGGAAGAACGCGCGCCAGCAGCTCGATCAACCCAAGCTCCTGCATCGCTTGTACAAACCAGTGGGCGTCAGGATCACGCAGCCGACCGAAATCTCACAAACAATCGTCGAATACCTGCGTTGTCAGCATTCGCGCGCAACGTGGTCCGAGGATCACTTGGGAAATGCGGCAACCGCAGACTTCGACGCCGGCATGGAAAAGTTGTTGAGTCGTTATGTGATCGCCGGCCATCTTCACTACGTCGTTCAAACCCGCATCGAGTGGGGCCATCTCTCCGCATGA